One Halobacterium zhouii genomic region harbors:
- a CDS encoding MutS-related protein, giving the protein MRLEEFWGVGPKTAERLETELGVADAVDAIESADVRTLVSAGISRGRATRILRRANGGEGMDALATDDARAVYKDLVALAATFAVTQHAADRVRVLTPLTDREEMAARLDSVAAARETWRNLDEDARGDVLAIFEEHDSRDSGERAAVETALALRDCEALWSDGAGETAASGVFAPLAAIDRGHLEDAAEALRYLGPDGVREGADAKLDRLRERASTLERLERDTFDVLETVRSEGVDGTDEFREAFVQYVASETDVRTGEVREAMSPDAADAADFVSTTLRSLAEDVRERAAEREDDVEAELRGDISGGREAVTAAVEAVSDIAFHLSLARFAAAYDLTRPEFVDHDGLAVRNARNLALDADGEDVQPVTYAVGDHDIEPSGSAAADPPSGDRVAVLTGANSGGKTTLLETLCQVAVLASMGLPVPAERAEVGPMDSVVFHRRHASFNAGVLEATLRSVVPPVTAGDRTLMLVDEFEAITEPGSAADLLHGLVTLTVEQEALGVFVTHLADDLEPLPDVARTDGIFAEGLNQDLALRVDYQPRFDTVGKSTPEFIVSRLVADAADRSEQAGYNTLARAVGESAVQRTLADAKWNE; this is encoded by the coding sequence ATGCGACTGGAGGAGTTCTGGGGTGTCGGCCCGAAGACGGCCGAGCGCCTCGAAACCGAACTCGGGGTGGCCGACGCCGTCGACGCCATCGAGAGCGCCGACGTGCGAACGCTGGTGTCCGCGGGCATCTCGCGCGGCCGTGCTACCCGCATTCTGCGGCGCGCGAACGGCGGGGAGGGGATGGACGCGCTCGCGACGGACGACGCGCGAGCGGTGTACAAGGACCTCGTGGCGCTCGCCGCGACGTTCGCGGTGACACAGCACGCCGCCGACCGCGTCCGCGTGCTCACGCCGCTCACCGACCGCGAGGAGATGGCCGCGCGCCTCGACAGCGTCGCCGCCGCCCGCGAGACCTGGCGGAATCTGGACGAAGACGCGCGCGGTGACGTACTGGCCATCTTCGAGGAACACGACAGCCGGGACAGCGGGGAGCGCGCTGCCGTCGAGACGGCGCTCGCGCTCCGGGATTGCGAGGCCCTGTGGTCGGATGGAGCGGGCGAAACAGCTGCCAGCGGCGTGTTCGCGCCGCTCGCCGCCATCGACCGGGGCCATCTCGAGGACGCCGCCGAGGCGCTTCGCTACCTCGGTCCCGACGGCGTGCGTGAGGGCGCGGACGCAAAACTCGACCGCCTCCGGGAGCGGGCGAGTACCCTCGAGCGCCTCGAACGCGACACGTTCGACGTGCTCGAGACGGTTCGCTCGGAGGGCGTCGACGGGACAGACGAGTTCCGCGAGGCGTTCGTCCAGTACGTCGCCAGCGAGACCGACGTGCGCACCGGAGAAGTCCGGGAGGCGATGTCGCCGGACGCCGCCGACGCCGCGGACTTCGTGAGCACCACGCTGCGCTCGCTCGCCGAGGACGTCCGGGAGCGCGCCGCCGAGCGCGAGGACGACGTCGAAGCCGAACTGCGGGGCGACATTTCGGGCGGTCGCGAGGCCGTCACCGCCGCCGTCGAGGCGGTGAGCGACATCGCATTCCACCTCTCGCTCGCACGCTTCGCGGCGGCGTACGACCTCACGCGCCCCGAGTTCGTCGACCACGACGGACTCGCGGTTCGGAACGCCCGGAACCTCGCACTCGACGCGGACGGCGAGGACGTCCAGCCAGTGACGTACGCCGTCGGCGACCACGACATAGAGCCCTCGGGAAGCGCCGCTGCTGACCCGCCCTCCGGAGACCGCGTCGCCGTGCTCACGGGCGCGAACTCCGGCGGGAAGACCACGCTCCTAGAGACGCTCTGCCAGGTCGCCGTGCTCGCCAGCATGGGCCTGCCGGTGCCCGCCGAGCGCGCGGAGGTCGGGCCGATGGACTCCGTCGTGTTCCACCGCCGCCACGCGTCGTTCAACGCGGGCGTGCTGGAGGCGACGCTGCGCTCGGTCGTGCCGCCGGTCACCGCCGGCGACCGCACGCTGATGCTCGTCGACGAGTTCGAGGCCATCACCGAACCGGGGAGCGCCGCCGACCTGCTCCACGGCCTCGTCACGCTCACCGTCGAACAGGAGGCCCTCGGCGTGTTCGTCACCCACCTCGCGGACGACCTCGAACCGCTGCCGGACGTCGCGCGCACGGACGGCATCTTCGCGGAAGGCCTGAACCAGGACCTCGCGCTCCGCGTGGACTACCAGCCGCGCTTCGACACCGTCGGGAAGTCCACGCCGGAGTTCATCGTCTCCCGCCTCGTCGCGGACGCCGCCGACCGCTCGGAGCAGGCCGGCTACAACACGCTCGCCCGCGCCGTCGGCGAGAGCGCCGTCCAGCGCACGCTCGCGGACGCGAAGTGGAACGAATAG
- a CDS encoding CNNM domain-containing protein, with product MVDVSIAASLAAVAVLLAASAFFSSTEIALFSLTPSRLDALAGEDARGPEVKRLRDDPHRLLVTILVGNNVVNVALTSILTVLLVAYLPPGFAVAGTTLVATTLVLVFGEIVPKSWGLANADSWALAVARPVRYIGLVLWPLVAFFDVLTRSLGGATGGEPDIERELLEEE from the coding sequence ATGGTCGACGTCTCCATCGCCGCGTCGCTGGCCGCCGTCGCCGTCCTGCTCGCGGCGTCGGCGTTCTTCTCCAGCACCGAGATCGCGCTGTTCTCACTGACGCCGAGTCGCCTCGACGCGCTCGCCGGCGAGGACGCCCGCGGCCCCGAGGTGAAACGCCTGCGCGACGACCCCCACCGCCTGCTCGTCACGATTCTTGTCGGCAACAACGTCGTGAACGTCGCGCTCACCAGCATCCTCACCGTGTTGCTCGTGGCCTACCTCCCGCCCGGGTTCGCGGTCGCCGGGACGACGCTGGTCGCCACGACGCTCGTGCTCGTCTTCGGCGAGATCGTCCCGAAATCCTGGGGGCTCGCGAACGCCGACTCGTGGGCGCTCGCGGTCGCCCGCCCCGTTCGCTACATCGGTCTGGTGCTGTGGCCACTCGTGGCCTTCTTCGACGTGCTCACGCGCAGTCTGGGGGGTGCTACGGGTGGCGAACCAGACATCGAGCGCGAACTGCTAGAAGAGGAGTAG
- a CDS encoding bifunctional helix-turn-helix transcriptional regulator/GNAT family N-acetyltransferase, with the protein MNVQRDLEFGHADRRQIYDYVERNGASRFEDLESALRLDPRGIRHHVAILRRDGYLTVEDGVIQVAFDDTVAEEHRDGDVEFVVRPARQADLTGLVGAIRQVASEGAYIEAESVADVIDHEEVLLRHNDLEERMFFVATVGDDVVGWVHVAGPELEKLAHTAELTVGVIETYRTHGIGSHLLERGLEWAAAHDYEKIYNSVPASNQDAIEFLKANGWEVEATRADHYQLDDQYVDEVMMAVRL; encoded by the coding sequence ATGAACGTACAGCGGGACCTGGAGTTCGGGCACGCGGACCGGAGACAGATCTACGACTACGTAGAGCGGAACGGCGCCAGCCGGTTCGAAGACCTCGAAAGCGCGCTGCGCCTCGACCCCCGGGGCATCCGCCACCACGTCGCCATCCTGCGCCGCGACGGCTACCTCACGGTCGAGGACGGCGTCATCCAGGTCGCGTTCGACGACACCGTCGCCGAGGAGCACCGCGACGGCGACGTCGAGTTCGTCGTACGGCCCGCCCGGCAAGCAGATCTGACTGGCCTCGTCGGCGCGATCCGCCAGGTCGCGAGCGAGGGCGCGTACATCGAGGCCGAGAGCGTCGCGGACGTCATCGACCACGAGGAAGTACTCCTGCGCCACAACGACCTCGAGGAGCGCATGTTCTTCGTCGCCACCGTCGGCGACGACGTCGTCGGGTGGGTGCACGTCGCCGGCCCCGAACTGGAGAAACTCGCGCACACCGCCGAACTCACGGTCGGCGTCATCGAAACGTACCGCACCCACGGCATCGGCAGCCACCTCCTCGAGCGCGGCCTCGAATGGGCGGCCGCCCACGACTACGAAAAGATCTACAACTCCGTCCCCGCGAGCAACCAGGACGCCATCGAGTTCCTGAAAGCCAACGGCTGGGAGGTCGAAGCCACGCGCGCCGACCACTACCAACTCGACGACCAGTACGTCGACGAGGTGATGATGGCCGTCCGGCTCTGA
- a CDS encoding FAD-dependent oxidoreductase, translating into MTEDHEHYEAVVVGAGPGGAAAAATLARNDVETLVLERGVEAGAKNVSGGLLYGETSAPYTIDDLFPDFREEASERPVTEYKLHNVAGRQVKTFDITPLHEHDTDWSDAVLRRHMDSWLAERVHEKTRETVGGLLTDVRVNGLLRENGEVVGVTCDELDPIRADLVVAADGANSELARDANLMNWDEPDEWFQGVKAVVDVDPEEINERFGIEDGEGVAHLFSGDLFEDVRGGGFCYTNEDTLSIGTVFHLDSLVAQEAEPHELLDALLTHPLLADWLGDDYDELEYSAKLVPDSKKAAHTSPHRDRLVLVGDAAGQMQAQGPIIKGMNHAVTAGALAAEAYVEAKSRGNPHRAGERYEKRLHDEGVMGKLRPTGYRVTSALGEHAPVTSVVDGVLESGVGRAAVRALGDRLEGLYGSPYLSSIVPDTQTPYVTLPTVIAEELGERVEGVSAVEPPSLADRIGDLTYDTDVGNPHIELVDESYAASGAAVAACPVSAEDFGGGCYRSETVERNGGEERVVSLDTQPCVECGTCAVVADTEWEHPRGGKGVEFKEG; encoded by the coding sequence ATGACTGAGGACCACGAACATTACGAGGCAGTCGTGGTCGGCGCCGGCCCGGGTGGGGCGGCGGCGGCCGCGACGCTCGCACGGAACGACGTAGAGACGCTCGTCCTGGAGCGCGGCGTAGAGGCCGGGGCGAAGAACGTGAGCGGCGGCTTGCTGTACGGCGAGACATCAGCGCCGTACACGATAGACGACCTGTTTCCGGACTTCCGAGAGGAAGCGAGCGAGCGCCCGGTGACGGAGTACAAACTCCACAACGTCGCGGGCCGGCAGGTCAAGACCTTCGACATCACGCCGCTGCACGAGCACGACACGGACTGGTCGGACGCCGTACTGCGGCGACACATGGACTCGTGGCTCGCCGAACGCGTCCACGAGAAGACCCGCGAGACGGTCGGCGGTCTGCTGACGGACGTCCGCGTGAACGGACTTCTGCGGGAGAACGGGGAGGTCGTCGGTGTGACCTGCGACGAACTCGACCCGATCCGGGCGGACCTCGTGGTCGCGGCGGACGGCGCGAACAGCGAACTCGCGCGGGATGCGAACTTGATGAATTGGGACGAGCCAGACGAGTGGTTCCAGGGCGTGAAAGCCGTCGTGGACGTCGACCCCGAGGAGATAAACGAGCGCTTCGGCATCGAGGACGGCGAGGGCGTCGCGCACCTGTTCTCGGGTGACCTGTTCGAGGACGTTCGGGGCGGCGGGTTCTGTTACACGAACGAGGACACGCTCTCCATCGGGACGGTGTTCCACCTCGACAGCCTCGTCGCACAGGAGGCCGAACCCCACGAGTTGCTCGACGCGCTGCTCACTCATCCGCTGCTCGCGGACTGGCTGGGCGACGACTACGACGAACTGGAGTACTCCGCGAAACTCGTGCCGGACTCGAAGAAGGCCGCGCACACGTCACCCCACCGCGACCGCCTCGTGCTGGTCGGGGACGCCGCGGGCCAGATGCAGGCCCAGGGGCCCATCATCAAGGGGATGAATCACGCCGTGACCGCGGGCGCGCTGGCGGCGGAAGCGTACGTCGAGGCGAAATCCCGGGGCAACCCGCATCGCGCCGGCGAGCGCTACGAGAAACGCCTCCACGACGAGGGCGTGATGGGGAAACTCCGACCGACGGGGTACCGCGTGACGAGCGCACTCGGCGAGCACGCACCCGTGACGAGCGTCGTGGACGGCGTCCTGGAGTCCGGAGTCGGTCGCGCCGCCGTTCGCGCGCTCGGCGACCGCCTCGAGGGCCTGTACGGGTCACCGTACCTCTCCTCGATCGTGCCGGACACGCAGACGCCGTACGTCACCCTGCCGACGGTCATCGCGGAGGAACTCGGCGAGCGCGTCGAAGGCGTTTCCGCGGTGGAACCGCCGAGTCTCGCGGACCGCATCGGCGACCTGACGTACGACACGGACGTCGGCAACCCCCACATCGAATTGGTCGACGAGTCCTACGCGGCGAGCGGTGCGGCGGTGGCGGCGTGTCCGGTGAGCGCCGAGGACTTCGGCGGCGGCTGTTACCGCTCCGAGACGGTCGAACGCAACGGCGGAGAGGAGCGCGTCGTGAGCCTCGACACGCAACCCTGCGTGGAGTGTGGAACGTGTGCGGTGGTCGCCGACACCGAGTGGGAGCACCCGCGCGGCGGGAAGGGTGTCGAGTTCAAAGAGGGATGA
- a CDS encoding electron transfer flavoprotein subunit alpha/FixB family protein, whose amino-acid sequence MPEIDPNDHDISELGPKIQEVEDLDELEAMLEAEKAGQDRVGAKKLIESRIEKFAEDEDEADGDLDPSEMSPADLGNELPKIDDVDALEDLLEREESGEDRDSVTRLIRNRIDSVQGSDEDTGETVVQSPEEKYPELDHPTADKQYVEDLEGGSYEDMWVFCETQDGDLLDVSREMLGKARELMDDYNEQYGSEERVVAVLLGDGIDDLTDDAIAYGADVVVYQEDAELERFRHKSYTELFTRIARAGGELDEETEAGDSSWRDYDEPRYVLFPATNNGRDLSAQVQGELDSGLASDCSGLYIENTVISNPAKTGGEGDRQFERVLHMKRPDFSGFEYSTILCLDNPTREFHPQGASVIPGSFDAPDFDPEREGEVYEYDVDLDEDWFRVDVTEHDRLDDGVDLTGHNVIVALGRGIGDDPTEGMELGLDLVDAFEDADLGISRGIVTSSYDFDGHVEQYASEERQIGETGQVVAPKLYIAAGISGAIQHKVGMDESETIVSVNTDPGADIREFSDFFVEGDLFDVLPALTDALESGELDVAELQARGASDD is encoded by the coding sequence GTGCCCGAAATCGACCCGAACGACCACGACATCTCCGAACTCGGACCGAAGATCCAGGAGGTAGAGGACCTCGACGAACTGGAGGCGATGCTCGAGGCCGAGAAAGCGGGGCAAGACCGCGTCGGCGCGAAGAAACTCATCGAGTCACGCATCGAGAAGTTCGCCGAGGACGAGGACGAAGCGGATGGCGACCTCGACCCCTCGGAGATGAGTCCCGCCGACCTCGGCAACGAACTCCCGAAGATCGACGACGTCGACGCGCTCGAGGACCTCCTCGAGCGAGAGGAGTCGGGCGAAGACCGGGATAGCGTGACACGCCTGATACGGAACCGCATCGACTCCGTGCAAGGCAGCGACGAGGACACCGGGGAGACGGTCGTCCAGTCCCCCGAGGAGAAGTACCCCGAACTCGACCACCCGACCGCCGACAAGCAGTACGTCGAGGACCTCGAGGGCGGTTCCTACGAGGACATGTGGGTGTTCTGCGAGACGCAGGACGGGGACCTCCTCGACGTCTCCCGGGAGATGCTCGGGAAGGCCCGGGAGTTGATGGACGACTACAACGAGCAGTACGGCTCTGAAGAACGCGTCGTCGCCGTGTTGCTCGGTGACGGCATCGACGACCTGACCGACGACGCCATCGCGTACGGCGCGGACGTCGTCGTCTATCAGGAGGACGCGGAACTCGAGCGGTTCCGCCACAAGTCCTACACGGAACTGTTCACGCGGATTGCGCGGGCGGGCGGTGAACTGGACGAGGAGACGGAGGCCGGCGACTCGTCGTGGCGAGACTACGACGAACCGCGGTACGTCCTGTTCCCGGCGACGAACAACGGCCGGGACCTCTCGGCGCAGGTGCAGGGCGAACTCGACAGCGGCCTCGCGAGCGACTGTTCCGGACTCTACATCGAGAACACCGTCATCTCGAACCCCGCGAAGACGGGCGGTGAGGGCGACCGGCAGTTCGAGCGCGTGCTCCACATGAAGCGCCCGGACTTCTCCGGGTTCGAGTACTCGACCATCCTCTGTCTGGACAACCCCACGCGGGAGTTCCACCCGCAGGGCGCGTCCGTGATTCCCGGCAGTTTCGACGCGCCGGACTTCGACCCCGAGCGCGAGGGCGAAGTGTACGAGTACGACGTGGACCTCGACGAGGACTGGTTCCGCGTCGACGTCACCGAACACGACCGCCTCGACGACGGCGTCGACCTCACGGGCCACAACGTCATCGTCGCGCTCGGACGCGGCATCGGGGACGACCCGACGGAGGGGATGGAACTCGGTCTCGACCTCGTGGACGCCTTCGAGGACGCCGACCTCGGAATCTCCCGGGGCATCGTCACGTCGTCGTACGACTTCGACGGCCACGTCGAACAGTACGCCAGCGAGGAGCGACAGATCGGTGAGACGGGACAGGTCGTCGCTCCCAAGTTGTACATCGCGGCGGGCATCAGCGGCGCCATCCAGCACAAGGTCGGGATGGACGAGTCCGAGACCATCGTCTCCGTCAACACCGACCCGGGCGCGGACATCCGGGAGTTCTCGGATTTCTTCGTGGAGGGCGACCTCTTCGACGTGCTACCGGCGCTGACCGACGCGCTCGAATCGGGCGAACTCGACGTCGCGGAACTACAGGCGAGAGGTGCATCTGATGACTGA
- a CDS encoding electron transfer flavoprotein subunit beta/FixA family protein yields the protein MYSVVLTKGVPDFREGQVSFDEDGHLERGNTPTVMNPNDEHALRAALQTKVRRGGRMSVMSMGPPGYGDILREAMETVYADDLYLLSDRELAASDTWATAITLATGLEHLEEQPDLVFAGFKTADGETGHTGPQACWCLDWPILTHVVALDVDEDDRTVRAKRLVEGDPDEIETVEAPLPAFVVTDSEFEASYRRAEHRLEHKDLREETQTRAEDHEDHLTTWDHEALNLDPDYIGLDGSPTIVSSVDPIPRAPSEREATMVDPTDEGEMNELVDEMAQFAGGD from the coding sequence ATGTACAGCGTCGTACTGACGAAGGGCGTGCCGGACTTCCGCGAGGGGCAGGTGTCCTTCGACGAGGACGGCCACCTCGAGCGCGGGAATACGCCCACCGTCATGAACCCGAACGACGAGCACGCGCTCCGCGCCGCCCTCCAGACGAAGGTGCGACGGGGCGGCCGGATGAGCGTGATGAGCATGGGGCCGCCCGGCTACGGCGACATCCTCCGGGAGGCCATGGAGACGGTGTACGCGGACGACCTCTACCTGCTCTCGGACCGCGAACTCGCGGCCTCCGACACGTGGGCGACCGCGATCACGCTCGCCACCGGCCTCGAACATCTCGAGGAACAACCTGACCTCGTGTTCGCGGGATTCAAAACCGCGGACGGCGAGACGGGTCACACCGGTCCGCAGGCGTGCTGGTGTCTCGACTGGCCGATTCTCACGCACGTCGTCGCCCTCGACGTCGACGAGGACGACCGCACGGTGCGCGCGAAGCGACTCGTGGAGGGCGACCCGGACGAGATCGAGACGGTGGAAGCGCCGCTGCCAGCGTTCGTGGTCACGGACTCCGAGTTCGAGGCGAGTTATCGGCGCGCCGAGCACCGACTCGAACACAAGGACCTCCGCGAGGAGACCCAGACGCGCGCCGAGGACCACGAGGACCATCTGACGACGTGGGACCACGAGGCGCTGAACCTCGACCCCGACTACATCGGTCTGGACGGGTCGCCCACCATCGTCTCCTCCGTGGACCCGATTCCGCGGGCGCCCTCGGAGCGCGAGGCGACGATGGTCGACCCGACCGACGAGGGCGAGATGAACGAGCTCGTCGACGAGATGGCGCAGTTCGCGGGGGGTGACTGA
- a CDS encoding 4Fe-4S dicluster domain-containing protein: MAIDVNFEENREKVDTHEGHDVWGPVEEPEKLGIHGTHVAVDFDICIADGACLEDCPVDVFEWVDSPDHPESELKADPANEAQCIDCMLCVDVCPVDAIDVDAGRAGRT, translated from the coding sequence ATGGCCATAGACGTGAACTTCGAGGAAAACCGAGAGAAGGTGGACACCCACGAGGGCCACGACGTGTGGGGCCCGGTCGAGGAACCCGAGAAGTTGGGCATCCACGGCACCCACGTCGCCGTCGACTTCGACATCTGCATCGCCGACGGCGCCTGCCTCGAGGACTGTCCCGTCGACGTCTTCGAGTGGGTCGACTCCCCCGACCATCCTGAGTCGGAACTCAAGGCCGACCCCGCCAACGAAGCCCAGTGTATCGACTGCATGCTCTGTGTCGACGTCTGTCCGGTCGACGCCATCGACGTCGACGCCGGGCGCGCGGGGCGAACCTGA
- a CDS encoding DUF1059 domain-containing protein, whose product MAKEVRCRDAGYDCDFEIQDENEDELVQFVQEHSEQTHGTSVSREDVQGLMRGS is encoded by the coding sequence ATGGCCAAGGAAGTACGCTGTCGTGACGCGGGGTACGACTGCGATTTCGAGATCCAAGACGAGAACGAGGACGAACTCGTGCAGTTCGTTCAGGAACACTCCGAGCAGACCCACGGCACGTCCGTCTCCCGCGAGGACGTACAGGGGCTGATGCGAGGGAGCTGA
- a CDS encoding 50S ribosomal protein L15e: MARSFYSHIKEAWRDPGDGKLAELQWQRKQDWREQGAIERVDRPTRLDKARELGYKAKQGVVVARVSVRKGTARKSRFKAGRRTKRQGVNRIGRAKNLQRIAEERASRKYKNLRTLASYWVGEDGSQKWFETILLDPEHGAIQNDDDLNWICDDSQKNRAFRGLTGAGKRGRGLRNRGTGSEHLRPSTSSGKQKN, from the coding sequence ATGGCACGAAGCTTCTACTCCCACATCAAGGAGGCCTGGCGGGACCCCGGTGACGGGAAGCTCGCCGAGCTCCAGTGGCAGCGCAAGCAGGACTGGCGCGAGCAGGGCGCCATCGAGCGAGTCGACCGACCGACGCGCCTGGACAAGGCCCGCGAACTCGGCTACAAGGCCAAGCAGGGCGTCGTCGTGGCGCGCGTCAGCGTCCGGAAGGGCACGGCGCGCAAGTCCCGCTTCAAGGCGGGCCGCCGCACGAAGCGCCAGGGCGTCAATCGCATCGGTCGCGCGAAGAACCTCCAGCGCATCGCAGAGGAGCGCGCGTCGCGGAAGTACAAGAACCTCCGCACGCTCGCGTCCTACTGGGTGGGCGAGGACGGTTCCCAGAAGTGGTTCGAGACGATTCTCCTCGACCCCGAGCACGGCGCCATCCAGAACGACGACGACCTGAACTGGATCTGCGACGACAGCCAGAAGAATCGCGCGTTCCGCGGCCTCACGGGCGCCGGGAAGCGCGGTCGTGGCCTGCGCAACCGCGGCACTGGCTCCGAGCACCTGCGTCCGAGCACGAGTTCGGGCAAGCAGAAGAACTAG
- a CDS encoding restriction endonuclease — protein sequence MFEEMDEPAFPEFLAAFWEEKDWETSVQPNDDGTYLVAGDKESGTRGLIGVRPGKDTEIGASEVEQFAAFCDEKGVDVRVMATRGRFTTGARSAADAGDVHLLDPNELASSVRDEKATHLVDEYSTGGGGGSLFDGLPALPFPVSGGLPSGVPVVPVLVVVVVVLAAVFAGGTLASVVPFVGGGGAGDNPGVAVTALSLGDTDNATVVVAWDARQQDEIRTKAGQAYRPPENETFVVVQLAASTTTNSTAVLRGGRFALAVNGTNYGVQRLRNATGMLPIQVDATNETRAFAVFSVPEGTEAGTLVATAGDPGVRFEREHLAFQVE from the coding sequence ATGTTCGAGGAGATGGACGAACCGGCGTTCCCGGAGTTCCTCGCGGCGTTCTGGGAGGAGAAAGACTGGGAGACGTCCGTCCAGCCCAACGACGACGGGACGTACCTGGTCGCGGGCGACAAGGAAAGCGGGACGCGCGGGCTCATCGGCGTCCGGCCGGGGAAGGACACCGAGATTGGCGCCTCGGAGGTCGAGCAGTTCGCGGCGTTCTGCGACGAGAAGGGCGTGGACGTGCGCGTGATGGCGACTCGCGGTCGGTTCACCACGGGCGCGCGGAGCGCCGCGGACGCGGGCGACGTCCACCTGCTCGACCCGAACGAACTCGCGTCCTCCGTGCGTGACGAGAAGGCGACGCACCTCGTCGACGAGTACTCGACCGGCGGGGGTGGTGGGTCGCTGTTCGACGGACTGCCGGCACTGCCGTTCCCGGTATCGGGTGGACTGCCGAGCGGTGTCCCGGTCGTCCCCGTGCTGGTCGTGGTCGTGGTGGTGCTCGCGGCGGTGTTCGCGGGCGGTACGCTCGCCAGCGTGGTTCCGTTCGTCGGCGGTGGGGGTGCGGGAGACAACCCAGGAGTTGCGGTCACGGCGCTGTCCCTGGGTGACACGGACAACGCGACGGTGGTGGTGGCGTGGGACGCTCGCCAGCAGGACGAAATCCGGACGAAGGCCGGCCAAGCGTACAGACCCCCTGAGAACGAGACGTTCGTGGTCGTACAGCTAGCGGCGTCGACGACGACGAACAGCACCGCGGTGCTTCGTGGCGGCCGATTCGCGCTCGCGGTGAACGGCACGAACTACGGCGTCCAGCGCCTCCGGAACGCGACTGGGATGCTGCCGATTCAGGTGGACGCAACCAACGAGACGCGCGCATTCGCGGTGTTCTCGGTGCCGGAGGGCACAGAGGCCGGTACGCTGGTTGCGACGGCCGGCGACCCGGGAGTCCGGTTTGAGCGCGAGCACCTCGCGTTCCAGGTGGAGTGA